Genomic DNA from Parasteatoda tepidariorum isolate YZ-2023 chromosome 3, CAS_Ptep_4.0, whole genome shotgun sequence:
TGCGTAAGAGTTCTGATATAGGGACAACGAGTGCATAGGACGATCAAAAAAGGCTACTctcctattttaaaaatagttccaaAAGGGAAACTAGATATGTTAGATTTGGTGTTTTACTTTGGTTTATGTTTCTGAATATGTATGCTCATATGGTTCAAAATGAAACGGAATCAATACAATAGGCcttgataattgaaaatatgtgACTTTCTTTAACTAATCTTGACTcttgacttaaaaaatttagtagatttcACTACCACCATAATTTTAAGATCAAGAATCTATGATCTAAATCCGCAGTACAACAGTATCTTAATTTACAGAAAGTCTGATTTTGGATCAAGTCTGATTTTGgatcttaaaatatcatctacatggttatttatcaaatttttggtGTGGCGCTTAAACCATTAGGATAGAAtaacaatatgtaaaaatttgaagacAAAAAGAAAGATTCCTAATGTGCTCTGTTTCAGTTGCTAATTTATCTTGTTTTGAGCTTTATACATACTGTTAAATACTGCACAAACACGTTTCAATATACTACGGtgatacttcttttaaaaaaaggtaaaatttttcatttactaatagctttctctctcttttttttaacaggtACAAAAGCATcgtcagaaaaatattttctcaaaattcaacCATCGCAACCGTTCTAACGTAAATAGTGATAGACTGATTcagaaaaaattgcacaaatcCATCACTTCTGGGTTTGGAAATGTTAACAATTGAAATCTAACTTTGCATAATTGCCAAGGAAAATATCTctgaatttgcttttaaaatggaaaacaaacATGTGTTCTGTGATGCAATGTTACAAGAAGCAATGTTTATCATCAAACACGGAAAGCTTGAAGATTTTGAACACCTCTTAGAGGAATGCCTTGATATTAATACAATCATATTAGAAGATAGTTCCAGTAAGATCATACACATAGCATCTCTGTTTAGCCGATGTGATATAATTGAATTGCTTTTAACAAAAGGAGTTGAAGTTAGTGAAACTGACAGGGAGGGGAGCACAGCCTTACACTACGCGGCAGAAAAAGGACATTTAGAAATCGTAAAGATTTTAATCAGAAATGGGGCAAATGCGAGTGCTGAAGTCTATGATATAGGATCGAAATACTGCCATATTGCATCCAAATTTGGTCGCAGAAacattctagaattttttttcagtgaaggTGGTAATGCGAATGAAACTGATAAAGTTGGATGGACATTATTGCACTATGCTGCTGAGAACAATGATGTGGATTTTGTGGAATATATAGTTGATAATGGTGCTAATATCCATGCAGAGAGTAATGATACAGGTATGAAACCCATACATATTGCTTCGCAAAGTGGTTGTGGAAAagttttggattattttttatttaaaggagtAGATGTTGACACTGTTAATAAACTCGGTTACACCTCATTACATTTAGCTGCATCTGAGGGAAAGCTTGAAACAGTTGAGGTGCTTTTGAAACATAAAGCCAACATTCATGCTGCTGATGAAGATGGTAATCAAGCAATTCATTTCTCTTCAAAATTTGGACACAGAGATGTACTAAATTTCCTTCTTCATAATGGTTCCAATGTTCAAGATGTCAGTGAAAATTTCTATACGCCTCTACATTTTGCAGCATTAAACGGGAATCTGGATGTAATCCTCGATCTTATTGAAAACGGAGCTAAcataaatgctaaaattaaatatggtgaGTCTTCGCTACATTTGGCAGTCAAATCGGGCAATGttaatgttgtaaaatattttctcgaccttggattaaaaataaatgacaaagaTGATGATGGCTGGACTCCATTGCATTATGCTTCGCTATGCGGCCATATAGGAGTCGTTAAACTGTTGATTAATAATGGTGCTAACATCTACTGCAAAAAAAATGATGGCCTGAAACCTATTCATGTGGCGGCTGGGAATGGCCATACGCAAACAGTTGAGTATTATATCAATAAAGGATGCGatgtaaatgaattaaatacaaatCCCCGTTGGACTTGCTTACACTATGCTTCTCAAAAAGGTCTTCTGAAAATGgttcagtatcttttttataacCATGCCAATATTCACGTTGAATCCAGTGATTATGGAAAAGCTATTCATGTCGCCGCGTTGGaaggaaaaactaaaataattgaattttttatttctgttggaATGAGCATTGATGAGCACAGCAGTAAAAAATGGACACCGCTTCATTGGGCTTCAATAGGGGGTAAATTAGAAACGATTGaatatttagttcaaaaaagGGCAAATATATATGCAAAAACCTATGAAAATTATAGCGTGTTGCATCTGGCTGCAAAACATGGGCACAAAAATGTAATAGAGTATTTTTTGAATCTCGGGCTTGATTTTAACAAAAGGGATAAAAAGGGTTGGAAACCGTTACACCATGCTGCATGTGCAGGGGCCGTTGATATTGTCAAGCTCCTTGTCGAAAAAGGTGCTGATTATGTAGAAATGTTTGGGAGAGTTGCCAAACCTCTACACATTGCAGCTAAAAATGGTCACGTAgaagttattaaaacttttattgaactTGGGCAAGATCCTAATTCATTAGGTCCAGATGGTCCAGATAATAATACTCCACTGCACATAGCTGCCGAAAAAGACACAATTAGCGTTATAAATTTCCTCGTGGAAAAGGGAGCCAACCCTCACATTACAAATTCTGAAGGGGAAAAACCCATTCACATTGCTGCGCGTCATGGTAACAAGAAAGTTGTTGAGTTGTTTCTCAATATGGGTATTAGTGTAGATGAAAAGAATGAAGATGATTGGACACCTTTGCATTACTCCATTGTAAATCAACAGTTAGAGCTTGTAAAATATCTAGTGAATAGGAAAGCGAACATAAAATCGAGAACTAATGTCGGGGTTTCCCCTTTATGTTTAGCTGCTATGTTCAGACCGCTTAGAGACATTTACAGACATCTATGTAAACACGAAGACGATTTGTGCGACTTGAATTTCAGAAATAGGCGtgcaaatgaagaaattttagaatttctgatAAAGAAAGATGCTGAAATCAACGCTGTTAACAAGCAAGGATGGACTGCTTTGCATTATGCAATAGGAGATGCCGTAGGTATGAGAGTGTTGTATATTgttgaaaagttaattgaaGCAGGTGCCAAGCCAGATATACAAGATACTGATGGAAACACACCTCTACATCTCGGTATTGAGGAAC
This window encodes:
- the LOC107454385 gene encoding ankyrin-3, with translation MENKHVFCDAMLQEAMFIIKHGKLEDFEHLLEECLDINTIILEDSSSKIIHIASLFSRCDIIELLLTKGVEVSETDREGSTALHYAAEKGHLEIVKILIRNGANASAEVYDIGSKYCHIASKFGRRNILEFFFSEGGNANETDKVGWTLLHYAAENNDVDFVEYIVDNGANIHAESNDTGMKPIHIASQSGCGKVLDYFLFKGVDVDTVNKLGYTSLHLAASEGKLETVEVLLKHKANIHAADEDGNQAIHFSSKFGHRDVLNFLLHNGSNVQDVSENFYTPLHFAALNGNLDVILDLIENGANINAKIKYGESSLHLAVKSGNVNVVKYFLDLGLKINDKDDDGWTPLHYASLCGHIGVVKLLINNGANIYCKKNDGLKPIHVAAGNGHTQTVEYYINKGCDVNELNTNPRWTCLHYASQKGLLKMVQYLFYNHANIHVESSDYGKAIHVAALEGKTKIIEFFISVGMSIDEHSSKKWTPLHWASIGGKLETIEYLVQKRANIYAKTYENYSVLHLAAKHGHKNVIEYFLNLGLDFNKRDKKGWKPLHHAACAGAVDIVKLLVEKGADYVEMFGRVAKPLHIAAKNGHVEVIKTFIELGQDPNSLGPDGPDNNTPLHIAAEKDTISVINFLVEKGANPHITNSEGEKPIHIAARHGNKKVVELFLNMGISVDEKNEDDWTPLHYSIVNQQLELVKYLVNRKANIKSRTNVGVSPLCLAAMFRPLRDIYRHLCKHEDDLCDLNFRNRRANEEILEFLIKKDAEINAVNKQGWTALHYAIGDAVGMRVLYIVEKLIEAGAKPDIQDTDGNTPLHLGIEERYTWAVSKMLEANPNLDIKNKEGETLLYLACRNQLTDIMIMLLEAGANPDIKDNDGRTFIYYYIHEYLVSYDDENLLNAESILGKIKSFTDIDDKENNSAVHLSAEGLWNFDFFKLVVSHQKDVNVIDANGDTPLNYLTEEWALSQGEDCISFIKHLIDSGAYFRPIDCQRILENNQVRDVIFTDVKLCSKSIVNKFNKVDLPALYRSPLFSYLPPIDKIKLNRPQIHNIEINVEKEILSNGYCDVSTMLPPLLVIASVVSLAKYYGQSHELK